Genomic window (Dolosigranulum savutiense):
GTGCCGCACGAAGTCTTGAATGCGAAGAACCACTTCCGTGAAGCCGAAATTGTGAAGACAGCTGGACAACCTGGGGCAGTCACGATTGCGACGAATATGGCCGGACGAGGAACCGATATTAAATTAGGCCCTGGCGTGAAGGAACTGGGTGGATTAGCCGTTATCGGTACCGAGCGTCACGAATCACGTCGAATCGATAATCAGCTGCGTGGGCGTTCCGGTCGTCAAGGAGATCCAGGTGTCTCTCAATTCTACTTGTCCTTAGAAGATGACTTAATGCGCCGCTTCGGTTCAGAGCGAATCCAAGCCGTTCTCGACCAGTTGAAGCTATCTGGTGATGATGCCGTGATCCAGAGCCGGATGATTTCGCGTCAAGTCGAATCAGCGCAAAAACGTGTCGAAGGGAATAACTACGATACGCGTCGTAATGTCTTGAAGTATGATGATGTCATGCGTGAGCAACGTGAAGTCATTTATGACCAGCGCCAAGAGATTATTATGGAAGATGAATCCTTGAATTACGTCATTAATCCGATGATTCGCCGTACAATTGACCGATATGTCGATATCAATACTCAAGGTGACAAGAAGTCTGATTGGAACTTAGAAGCGGTCGTCGAATTCGCTCAGAATGTCTTACTGCATCCAGATAGCATCAGTGAAGAAGACTTAGTCGGCAAGAAGCCAAAAGAAATGCGCCAATACCTCTTCGAACGCGCGAAAGAAGAATATCATGAAAAAATTGCCGAAATGCAGTCAGACGAACAAGTGCTTGAATTCGAAAAAGTTGTTGTCTTGCGTGTGGTTGACCGTAAATGGACGAACCATATCGATGAGATGGACCAGCTCCGTCAAGGGATCGGGCTCCGTTCTTACGGGCAGTTCAACCCACTGACCGAGTACCAACAAGAAGGATTCCGTCTCTTCGAAGAGATGATTGGTGAGATTGAATACGAAGTCACCCGTCTCTTGATGAAATCACAAGTCCGTCAAAACTTACAACGAGAGCAAGCAACCGCAGATGGCAAAGGTAAAAAAGCCAGCCGTCCAAAAATTAAGACAGCCGATGAAGAATATAACCGTGATGAAGACGTGAAGACAGAATTGCGTTAATGTTGTCAAAATTAATACATTAAATGTTTTGGTCAGATGACAATAAGTTGAATGAACTAGAAGGCTCTTCTCATAGTGAGAGGGGTCTTTCTTACAAAGGAGGAACCTTAGTGGAATTATACGAATTACAGAAGGCATATGATCAGGCGAAGGAGACGTTAGAGCAGTTCAGGGGGTCTCTTTGACCTCGAGAAGATGGAAGCCGATATTGCTGAGTATGACGAGAAGATGGCGACCCCGGGCTTCTGGGATGATCCAGAGAAGTCGCGGGAGGTCATCGATGCGGCGAATGAACTGAAGGAGACGTACTCGCATTTTACCGATATTGAGGCGCTCTTGGAAGAGCAGGAAGCTATTCTTATGATGCTAGAAGAGGTAAAAGATGGGGAACTGCAGGCGGAACTGGAAGCGAATATGGAAGAATTGCAGTCGCGCGTGGATGATTTCGAATTGCGGATGTTGCTCAGTGAAGAGTATGATGCCAACAATGCCATTATTGAACTGCATCCCGGAGCTGGTGGAACCGAATCACAGGATTGGGGCCAGATGTTGCTACGGATGTACACGCGTTACATCGAGAACAAAGGCTTTTCTTATGAAACACTGGACTACCAGCGCGGTGAAGAAGCTGGCATTAAGAGCGTCACCCTATATGTCAAGGGAACCAATGCATACGGCTTACTCAAGGCTGAAAAAGGCGTCCACCGCCTCGTTCGGATCTCGCCGTTCGATTCCAGTGGCCGTCGCCATACCTCCTTCGTCTCCGTCGATGTCGCCCCGGAGATTGATGATTCTATTGAAATCAACGTATCACCGGATGAGCTACGGATTGACACTTACCGAGCGAGTGGAGCGGGTGGCCAGCATATTAATAAGACGGAATCAGCTGTTCGCATCACCCACGAACCGACTGGCATCGTCGCTCAGAGTCAATCCGGCCGTAGCCAACTGCAGAACCGCGAACAAGCAATGAACATGTTGAAGGCTAAACTTTATCAGCGCGAACTAGAAGAAAAAGAAGCCCAACTTGCGAAATTACGCGGTGAACAAAAAGAAATCGGCTGGGGCTCGCAAATCCGTTCCTATGTCTTCCATCCCTACTCGATGGTTAAGGATCACCGCACCGACATCGAGACCGGTAATACCGATGCCGTTATGGATGGTGACTTGGATCCATTCATCGAAGGGTACCTCCGCAGTCGAATTGCGGGTGAATAATCCGAAGTAACAGTAAACGCTCTGTTCACAAAATGTTCTTACAAACAAATAAACAATCTAATGATAAAATGGTTCATAAATTTCGTTCAGCAATGCAAACATCTGCATTGTTGAGCGATTTTTTATTCGCTTTAAAAAATAGAAACATTAAAATCATCAAAATCAAAGATAAAAGAGACCTGAGAGACCACTACTGAAAATGAGGAGAGTTCCCAGTAAAGGAACGGTTGGATGATGGGACAGTTAAGTATCTTTCGTATCATATGGGGAAGGATTTAATACATTTTTTTGAAAGTTCAGATATTATGCCGGTGTAAAATAGACGTTAATGACAGGTTTATTTCGGGATAATTAAACTAAAAAGTTGTGAATTCAATTAAAAATATACAAAAAAGTCGTATTTTTTTCGTTAAGTATCAAAATAATGTCTGTATAATATAGGAGTAAAAATAAATTTTTTGGAGGATAACACAATGGTGGGTAAAAACAACAAGACGGGGCAGTTCCGTCGTCAGGCGAATGAGGATAAGCGATACACGCTGAAGAAGTTGAGTGTGGGATTGGCATCGGTGGCACTGGGAACGGTCTTGTTCTTGGGGCAAGCGAATGCAGTAAACGCAGAAGAAGTAGATTCGGATATTGAAGACAATTTACCAGATGACTTCACTGATGAAGAGGCGGCTGAGCGCCGAGCAGAAGAAGATATTCTCTTGTCAGAGGCGGGGGATAATGTCGAAGCACCAGTTGAAAAGACTGTTTTCCAGTTCAGTTACATGGAAGCGGGAACTGGCAAGAAAATGGATGGATTCTTCGGTGAATATGTCAATGCAAATGAAGCCGAAAAAGCATTCCGTATGTACGCGAGTGAAGCGGGCTACACTTTGGAAAACATTCAATTCGATAATCACAACAGCTTCACAGCAACTATTGCACAGAACAGTACAGATCGCTACGTTGAAGCTGCTAAAGGTCGAGCACGCAACTTAATCAATGACTTAGACGGCTTAACAGATGAGCTAAAAGCGGACTACTTGGAACAAGTTGGGGCTGCTGTCAGTGTCGAAGAAGTCGAAGCGGTCTATAATGAAGCCGTCGAAATGGCAAACCAGCAAAAAGAAGAAGCTAATCGTTACGTTGCGGTGGCGAAGGACCGTGCCCGTCAGTTGATTAAGGACTTAACCAACTTAACTAACGACCAAAAAACGCACTACTTGGCAAAAGTCGAAGGAGCCACAAGCGTTGCAGAAGTTGAAGCCATTCACGCAGAAGCTGAAAACGTCGTAAATGAAACACCAGCACCAAACCGCTTCGTTAAAATTGCTAAAAATCATGCGCGTCAGTTGATCAATAAACTGGGTAACTTATACGACAACCAAAAAGCGGACTACATTAAACGAGTCAACGCAGCAGATAGTGTGAAAGCGATCGAAGGGATTCTAGAAGAAGCGCAAAAACACGTCAACTCAGCTAAGGGTGGCGAAAACGGACAAGCACCAACGCAACCCAACAAACCTTCATACGACGGGGAAATCACCCCAACACCAGAAGCACCGGCTGAATCTGAATTAGACCAAGCTAAAATGAAAGCAACTGAAGACATTAAAGCATTAGGCTACTTCACAGCAAAAGAAAAACAAGACTTATTAGGGCGCGTGAAAGATTACGATAACACTGGGGATATCCACTTCATCGTCACGAAAGCCCAGCAAGAAAATAACAAGCGTGATCAACTGCACCGTAAATTACTGGAACTACAATTCGGCACTAACCCGAATAATTCCTTACCAGAAGCGGGTAAACATGACAAAGCAAACCCAGGTGACATTCTTAACTCACCAGATAAAATAACATTAGAAGTGGCCAAAGCAAAAGCTATCAACACGATTACTCACTTAGAACACTTCTCCCGTGAAGACTTAGCAACCATTAAAGCTGAGATTAACCAAGCCAAAACAAGGGAGGAAGTCTCCAAGATTGTCATGGATGCGAAAGAAGAAAATGCAAACCGTGGAACAGTGGAAAAAAACAAAACTGGCGCAAAAGACTACCTAAGCAAAGAATTCGGCAAAGACCTTGATACCATGCAACGCAATGCTTACGCGAGAGCAATCGATAAAATCAAAAATAACGATCCGAACTACGAGAAAAAAGTCCAAGACATCGTACAAGTCGCTATTGCAGAAGTGCTTGTGAGTAAGGCCGAGAGTGGTCGCCACATAGAAAAGGCAAAAGAAGCCCTAGCAGCAGCGTCTAAAGAAACAGAAGGGGGCAAGCTAATTGGTGCAAAAGACACATTGATTAAAAACTTGCAAGAACGCTTGAATAAGGTGACTCATAAACCACAAGCACCAAAAGTATCCTCAGAAATAAAAGCGGCTAAAGATAAATTGGAAGAAAAAATCAAAAAAGGGATTGCTGATAAAGATATGCGCGAGAAGTTCTTAAAAGAACTTAACAAAAAAGCAAATATAATGGATATCAATGCACTTCAAGCAGAAGTAGAAAAAGAACTGAAGGTCCAAGAGGTCAAAGATGGCGCTAAATCCTATCTCACAAACGGTATTGCCGATCAAGATCTTCCGAAAGCACAAAAAGCTAAATACGAAAAAGCATTAAGCAAGATAACCAGTGCAGATACAGATTATGCTCAAAAAATTCAAGACATTATACAAGTTGCTACAGCTGAATCACTAGTCGCAAGAGCTGAAAAAGGTCACCATATAGAAGCGGCAGAAGAAGCCGTAACAAAAGCTGCTAAAATAACAAAGGTTGGCCAATTAATTGACGGTAAAGATCAACTGATTATGAGCTTACAAACGCGATTAGCTAAGGTAATCAGCGAACAAGACCAAACTGACCAAACTCCACCATCTGTTGAAAAACAACCAGAGAAAGAACAGACACCACCAGTTGAGAAGGACAAAGAAAAAGCTCCATCAACTGAGAAAGAAAAAGAGTCATCACCAGAAGAAGCGCAACATTTAAAAGAGAAGAAAGAAACGCTTAGAAGCTTTATAAATACAATACAGTCATTAACTACTGACCAGAAAACATTCTATTTAGAATGGTTAGAATCAAGTAAGTCAGTAAAACAAATCGACGAACTGTTTGAGTTGTTCGATGCAGAAACGTACCTTGCAAGAGAAAAAAATGGAGACCTACCAAAAGAACAAGTAATTCCAGCAGTTAAAGATAAATTAAGTAGAGTTACTGATAAGGAACTACAAGATAAAAAAGCTGAATTACTGAAAAAACTTGCTAGTTTAGAAGGGACACCAACTACACCTGCGGAACGTGAAAATGACCAGACTGCAGAAGTCGCTCCTGGTGAAACTTATAAAAGCCTGCGTGACAAAGTATTGGATGCAGCTAAAAAACTATCCGAGAATAGAATGAAATTGAATAATAAGGATGGTAGCATGACACTAGCGGATTATCAAAAACAATTCGAACAATTTAAAAAAATGGTATCGGATTTGAAGAAATTAGCACAAACGGAAAATGAGAAAAAGGATGCAGTTGGAATAGAAGTTCTTATAAAAAATTTCAACGTGCAATAAATTAAAATAGGATAAGGTCTCTAGTAATCGCATAATCGAATAGATCACAAGAAGTCATTCATCGGTGTGTATACGCAAGATGAGTGGCTTCTTGTTGTTTTCAATAAACACTAAATTGTATATAGAAGTACTTAAGTTCTAAAATAAGTTAAGCTGACCCATTCATTGATAATAATATGATAAGTGTTATTTTAAGATTTCGTGTAACATCTATTGGCATCCTCTTAAAAAAACATCATTTTTTGTGGAAATGTTCTTGATTGGGTACTGTAATTGTGGTATCATGCACATGAACGGGTAAAATTAAATTGCTATATGTGTCTACATATAAATGCTTATTTAAAAAATATGAAGGAGAGAATATGATATGCAATTAAGTAAAGTGAAAAAATTCTTAACGGCAAGTGCAGTGGCCGGAGTATTATTAGGAGCGACAACATTGGCTGGA
Coding sequences:
- the prfB gene encoding peptide chain release factor 2 (programmed frameshift), whose product is MELYELQKAYDQAKETLEQFRGSLDLEKMEADIAEYDEKMATPGFWDDPEKSREVIDAANELKETYSHFTDIEALLEEQEAILMMLEEVKDGELQAELEANMEELQSRVDDFELRMLLSEEYDANNAIIELHPGAGGTESQDWGQMLLRMYTRYIENKGFSYETLDYQRGEEAGIKSVTLYVKGTNAYGLLKAEKGVHRLVRISPFDSSGRRHTSFVSVDVAPEIDDSIEINVSPDELRIDTYRASGAGGQHINKTESAVRITHEPTGIVAQSQSGRSQLQNREQAMNMLKAKLYQRELEEKEAQLAKLRGEQKEIGWGSQIRSYVFHPYSMVKDHRTDIETGNTDAVMDGDLDPFIEGYLRSRIAGE
- a CDS encoding YSIRK-type signal peptide-containing protein (The YSIRK form of extended signal peptide directs nascent proteins to the cross-wall site, while signal peptides lacking YSIRK direct proteins instead to the cell pole. A large fraction of YSIRK proteins are surface proteins anchored by sortase-mediated processing of a C-terminal LPXTG motif.) codes for the protein MVGKNNKTGQFRRQANEDKRYTLKKLSVGLASVALGTVLFLGQANAVNAEEVDSDIEDNLPDDFTDEEAAERRAEEDILLSEAGDNVEAPVEKTVFQFSYMEAGTGKKMDGFFGEYVNANEAEKAFRMYASEAGYTLENIQFDNHNSFTATIAQNSTDRYVEAAKGRARNLINDLDGLTDELKADYLEQVGAAVSVEEVEAVYNEAVEMANQQKEEANRYVAVAKDRARQLIKDLTNLTNDQKTHYLAKVEGATSVAEVEAIHAEAENVVNETPAPNRFVKIAKNHARQLINKLGNLYDNQKADYIKRVNAADSVKAIEGILEEAQKHVNSAKGGENGQAPTQPNKPSYDGEITPTPEAPAESELDQAKMKATEDIKALGYFTAKEKQDLLGRVKDYDNTGDIHFIVTKAQQENNKRDQLHRKLLELQFGTNPNNSLPEAGKHDKANPGDILNSPDKITLEVAKAKAINTITHLEHFSREDLATIKAEINQAKTREEVSKIVMDAKEENANRGTVEKNKTGAKDYLSKEFGKDLDTMQRNAYARAIDKIKNNDPNYEKKVQDIVQVAIAEVLVSKAESGRHIEKAKEALAAASKETEGGKLIGAKDTLIKNLQERLNKVTHKPQAPKVSSEIKAAKDKLEEKIKKGIADKDMREKFLKELNKKANIMDINALQAEVEKELKVQEVKDGAKSYLTNGIADQDLPKAQKAKYEKALSKITSADTDYAQKIQDIIQVATAESLVARAEKGHHIEAAEEAVTKAAKITKVGQLIDGKDQLIMSLQTRLAKVISEQDQTDQTPPSVEKQPEKEQTPPVEKDKEKAPSTEKEKESSPEEAQHLKEKKETLRSFINTIQSLTTDQKTFYLEWLESSKSVKQIDELFELFDAETYLAREKNGDLPKEQVIPAVKDKLSRVTDKELQDKKAELLKKLASLEGTPTTPAERENDQTAEVAPGETYKSLRDKVLDAAKKLSENRMKLNNKDGSMTLADYQKQFEQFKKMVSDLKKLAQTENEKKDAVGIEVLIKNFNVQ